From the genome of Oceanococcus atlanticus:
CGCCCTGATGTTCCTATTCGTGCTGGCGCACCTGCCGTTCGTGCACCAGCACCTGCCCAAGGAAGAAGTCTGATGTGGTATGCGATCACCGCGCTGGATGTGCCCAACAGCCTGGCCAAGCGCCTAGCCGCACGCCCGGATCATCTGGCCCGCCTGCAGGACCTCAAAGCCGACGGCCGCTTGTTGCTGGCCGGGCCGTTCCCGGCTGTGGATGCCAGCGACCCCGGCGAGCTGGGTTTTGAAGGCAGCCTGATCGTGGCCGAATTCAACGACATTGAATCGGCCCGCGCCTGGGCTGACGATGACCCTTATCGCCATGCCGGCGTGTACGCCGAAGTCAGTGTGCGCCCGTTCAAACCGGTGCTGCCATGAGTGATCGTGTTGAGCGCATACGCGCGCTGCTCGAGCAGGCCTTCGCCCCCACCGAACTGGACATCCGCGACGACAGCCACCTGCATGTCGGCCATGCCGGCGCCCGTGGTGGTGCTGGCCACTACAGTGTGAGCATTCGTGCTGCGGCATTTGCCGGCAAAAAGCCGCTCGAAGCCCACCGCATGGTCTACGCTGCGGTGGACGAGATGATGGGCAGCGAGATTCATGCCCTGTCGATTTCCGCACGCGCGCAATGAGCCGAGGCTGCCTCGGAGCACTGCTGCTGCTCACGAGCCTGTGCACATCCGCAGCCACCGAACCGACCCTGCCTGACGCTGACAGCGGTCACTTTCGCTGGGACGCCGGGCTCGGGCTGGCCAGCCTCAGCTTTCCTGCCTATCGCGGCTCCAAGGTGCGTGAGGTGCTGGCCCTGCCGGTGCCCATCGTCTCGTTCAGCAGCAAGCATTTAAGCCTCAGCCGTGATGGCGCCAAGCTTGATGTCTACGACACCCGGCGCGTGCGCTTCAACCTCTCAGCAGCCGGATCCCTGCCGGTCGACAGCGACGATGTGCCGCTGCGCGAAGGCATGCCCGACCTCAACCCCAGCATCGAACTTGGGCCTGTGCTCATTATTGCGCTGCCCTGCTGGAGTGGCTGGACCTGCGTGCAGGAAACCCTGGCGCGCGGTGTGATCGCATCGGATTTCGAGCAGATTGAAACCATAGGCTGGACGTTGCAGCCACGGCTCAATCTCAGACGCAGCGCCCCGGCCACACAGCGCCACCGTCACGATTGGGAACTGACTGCCGGACCGGTCTACGCAACGCGCCGCTACCACGACTACTTCTATACTGTCGAAGCGCCTTATGCGACCGCCGAGCGCCCGGCCTACGCCGCGCGCAGCGGCTTCAGCGGCTGGCGTTTTTCCGCCACCCATGTTTACCAGTTCGGCGATTTCGGGATTTACAGCTACGTCTCGTATGACAATTTGCGCGACAGCGCATTCGCCGACAGCCCGCTGCTGGAAACCAAGGACTACATTCTGGGCGGCATCATGATGCGCTGGACCCTGTGGGGCTCGCATCTGAAGCGCTGATCAGTCGCTTGCCAGCATCTTCTCTAACGCGGCCAGATCGAGCACCGGCACCCCCAGCTTTTGCGCCTTGGCCAGCTTCGAACCGGCCTTTTCCCCGGCCAGCAGAAAGTCGGTCTTGCCCGACAGCGAACCGCTGACCTTGCCACCGGCGGCGATGATGCGCGCTTTGGCCTGATCACGGCTCATGCCCTCCAGCGTGCCGGTGATCACGAACTGCTGGCCATCCAGCGGGCCACCGGACGCAGGCTTTTGCGGCGTCGGCCAGTGGATCGCGCAATCATCGGGATCAACCAGCCGGGCAATGATCGCCCGGTTGTGCTCATCATCGAAGAAGTCCCGAATACGTCCGGCCACCACCGTGCCCACATCCGGCACCTGCTGCAGCCGCTCCAAGTCCGCCGCCATCAAGGCCGGCAGTTCAGCGAAATCCTCGGCCAGCTGGGCCGCAGTTACCTCGCCCACATCGCGGATGCCCAGCGCGAACAGAAAACGTGCAAAGCTGGTCTGGGCACTGCGCCGAATCGCTGCAATGAGATTGCTGGCTGATTTCTCGGCCATGCGCGGCAAGGCCGCCACCTGTTCTTCGCTGAGGCGATAGATATCGGCGGGACTTTTCAGCAAACCCAGTTCGGCCATTTGATCGATCAGCTTGTCGCCCAGACCCTCGATGTCCATGGCGCGGCGCGAGGCAAAATGCTTGAGGCTTTCTCGCAGTTGCGCATCGCAACTCAGACTGCCGGTGCAGCGTGCAACCGCTTCTCCCTCGATACGCGTCACCGGTGAATCACACACCGGGCAAGCCTGCGGCAGCTCGATCTTGGCAGCGTCATCAGGGCGCTTGTCGAGCACCACCCGGGCAACTTCGGGAATCACATCCCCGGCCCGGCGCACCACCACGGTGTCACCCACGCGTACGTCCTTGCGCGCCACCTCGTCCATATTGTGCAAAGTGGCATTGGACACGGTCACGCCGCCGACAAACACAGGCTCCAGACGGGCAACCGGCGTCAGCGCGCCGGTACGCCCAACCTGGAACTCCACCGCGCGCAAGCGCGTGGTCGCTTCCTCGGCCGGAAATTTGTGCGCAATGGCCCAGCGCGGTGCCCGCGCAACCTGGCCAAGCTCGTCTCGCACTGCCAGATCATCGACCTTGTAGACCACACCGTCGATGTCGAAATCGAGGCTGTCACGCAGTTCGCCGATACGCTGATAGTAGGCCAGCAAGGCATCGCGATCGGCACAATCCTGACGCAGCTGCGTGACCACGAAGCCCCATTCAGCCAGCGCTGCCATGACCTGATTATTGCGTGTGAGACCGTGCTCACCCTCAAACACGCCCTGACTGTCACCGACCGCATAGGCAAAAAACTTGAGCGGTCGCTGCGCTGTCACCTGCGGATTGAGCTGACGCAATGCGCCAGCTGCGGCATTGCGCGGGTTCACGTAGGTCTTTTCGCCTTGGGCTTCCAGGCGTGAATTCAACTCGGCAAAGCCGCTGCGCGGCATGACCACTTCACCGCGCACCTCAAGCACGGGGGGCGCCGCGCCCTGCAGGCGCAGGGGCACCGACCCCACAGTGCGCAAATTGGCCGTCACATCCTCGCCCTCACGCCCGTCACCGCGTGTGGCGCCGCTGACCAGCACACCCTCTTCATAGACCAGGCTTACGGCCAGGCCATCAAACTTGGGCTCGGCGCCAAACAAGGGCAAGGTCCCCATGGCCTTGCGTACGCGCTCCAGGAAGTCATCCAACTCGTCGTCACTGAAGCAGTTGGCCAGCGACAACATGGGCTGACGATGCACCACGGCGGCAAAAGCATTATCCGGTGGCGCCCCAACCCGCTGGGTCGGTGAATCCGCCGTGCGCAGCTCGGGGTAGCGCGCTTCGAGCTGCTCCAGTTCGCGGCGCAAGGCATCGTAGTTGGCGTCGTCCAGCTGCGGATCATCCAGCACGTAATAGCGGTGATCGTGCTCGCGCAACTGATCCGCCAGCTCGGCGGCTCGCTTGCGCGCCGCCGTGGGGATAGCAGTCATTACAGGGCGTTATTGCGCGGTGTAGGTGGCGCTGGCCTCGCGCATCCGCGCGATCATGTCTGTGGTCAAAGGCTGGCGCTGACGATCCAGCAAGGTGGCGTCGAGACGATCGGCCAGGGTCTGCGCGGTGGTCAGCAGATCATCAAATGCGGCCTCGCCATCCATGCTGCCCGGCAGCTGCAGGAACAGGCTCACGCCCGGGGTGTGCAGCTCATGTTTCTCTTCCGGGATCAGAAAGCCCGGCTTAACCATCGACGTGACCGAGAACACACGCTCGCCGTTCGGGCTGAAGCGGTGAAACACATCGTGAGCGCCGAACTGCAGGCCGCAGCTTTCCAGCGCCTGATGCAGCGCCTCGCCATCCATGTGACTGAGGTCGCTGCGGTGGACCGATATCACGAAAAGACCGCCAAACTCGTCGGTACTCTCACCGCTGACTGGATCTTCCACCGCCACCGACTCGTCCGGCTGACCGGCGTCACGCGGACGCGCTTTGCCCACGCCGAATTCGTCGAAGGAGGCGCTGTCGCTCTTGAAGAAATCGAGCTGATCCTCTTCCTGTCCTTCGCGCCGCCGCTTGTTGTTCCAAACGGCCTGCTTGGCAGCCTGGCGTCGGGCATGAAGATACACCCCCACCACGACGATCACGCCGATGACGAGGAGTGCCCACTGCATCTCATTCATGTTCGATTCCTGGTGTTTTTCTGGTATCCGGCATGGTGCCTTTATCCCGCCAGCGCCACGGCCTGTTGCACGTCGACACTGACCAGACGCGACACGCCGGGTTCCTGCATGGTCACGCCATTGAGCTGGTCGGCCAGCTCCATGGTGACCTTGTTATGGGTCACGATAATAAACTGTACCTGCTCGGACATCTCGCGCACCACCTCGCAATAACGCACGACATTGGCGTCATCCAACGGCGCATCAACCTCATCCAGCATGCAGAACGGGGCCGGGTTGAGTTCGAACAGGGCAAAAACCAGCGCCACTGCGGTCATGGCTTTTTCGCCACCGGAAAGCAGCTGGATGGTGGCGTTGCGCTTGCCGGGCGGCCGCGCCATCACCCGCACACCAGCATCCAGAACATCTTCGCCAGTCAGCTCGAGATAGGCCTCACCACCACCAAACAGTTTGGGGAAACGCGCTTTGAAGCGCTCGTTGACCGACTCGAACGTGGCCCGGAAGCGCGCCCGGGTTTCCTTGTCGATCTGCCGGATTGCATCCTCCAGCTTGTCCAGGGCCTCGACCAGATCCGCTTCCTGAGCGCGCAGATGATCGGCCCGCTGCTTTTCTTCGTCGTATTCCTCGACCGCAGCCAGATTGACGGCGCCAAGCCGCTGAATACGGCTGTCCAGTTTCTCGAGCTCTTCCTCACAGGCGCGTGCCTGCATGCTCTCATCCAGTTCGGCGATGATGTCATCGAGCCGTGCACCGGCCTCGCGAACCTGTTCTTCCAGCCCATCGCGCCGCGCCAGCAGACGCTGCTCGCCCAGCTGCATTTCCTGCAAACGAGCGCGTACGTTCTGTGAGGCCTGCTCGCACTGATGCACTGCGGCAGCGGCCTCACGTGCCTTGCTCACGCTCAGCTCCTGAGTCTGACGCGAGGTTTTGAGGGCCTCGGTTGCCGCCTCCCGGGCTTTGCTGGCAGCTGCAACCGCGTCCTGCAAGGCCGGCAACGGGGTCTGGATACTGTCCTGGTTTTGCTGCGATGCGGCCAGATTCTGTTCGACATCCTTGCGGCGCGCATCCAGCGCATCGCGCGCCGCCTGGGCCGCAGCCAGTTCGCTGCTCAATGCCGCACGACGCTCACGCGAACTGTCGAGCTGACGCTGCAAATCCTGCTGACGATGCCGCGCATCCTGCAATGCCTTGCGCGCAGCGTCGCTTTTTTCCAGTTGCGCACGCTCCTGCCGCTCCAGCGCCTCCAGCTCACCCCGACTGGCCTCCAGCAATTTCTCAGCCTGGTCACGGTCACGGCGCAGCTCGTCGAGCAACTTGCCAACCTCGGCCAGCTCTTCGCTGCGCTGCTGACGACGTTGCTCCAGCGTGCTTTTCTTCTCGCTCAGACGCTGACTCACGCTGCGCGCCTCAGCATGCTGGCGCCGCGCCTGATCCAGCGCCTGCAGCGCCTGCTGCTGGGCCTGCTCGGATTGTTTGAGCTGCTCCACCGCAGCCTGTTGCTGCTGATGCGCCTGCTCGGCGGCCTGCTGCGCCGCGCTGTTCTCATCACGCGCTTCGGCCAGCAGACGCTCACGCAGCAGTACACCATCGGCCTGCTGGCCTTTGCGGCGATGACTCAAACCCGGCCACAGCATATGGCCCTGCGCCGTGACCACGCTGTGCCCGGCGGCCAAAGTCGCCAGCTGCGTTTGTGCGGCGGCTGGTGATGCCGCCGTGAACACGGTCGCGAGCAGCTTGCGGATGGCCAACGGACCTTCGACCTGCGCCGCCAGCGAACCCTCCGGGGCCTGCCAGCTGGCATCGTCGAGTTCGATCAGGCGGGCCGGCTGGGCCTCGTCATCGCTGATCAGGGCCAGCTGTCCATCAATGCAAGGCGCTTGCAGCCACGGACCAAGCACCGCTTCAGCGGCGTCTTCCCAGCCCGGCTGTACGCGCATCACCCGTGCCAGCGGCTGCGCCTGCGACCAGCCCTTGTCGGCCAGCCAGCGCGTATCTGATTTGTCATCGTCACCCAGCGCCCGCGCCTGCTCCGCAGTGAGCGCGGCCAGACGTGCATGAACACTCTGCGCCTGCTTGCGCGCCTCGTGCAAAGCAGCGTCGCTGTCACCCCGCTCACGGCGCGCTTGCTCGACCTGCTGAACGGCCTGAGCAGCACGCACGTCGGCATCTTCCAGGGCCGCCGATGCGGCCTGCATGGCCTGCTCAGCGGCGGTGATTTGTTGCTCGACCTCACTCACGTCGATGGCCGCGAGATCCTGTTCGCACTGAGTTGCGCGCGCCTGGGTACGCTCCAGTTGCCGCCCCAGCTGCTCCAGACGCACCTTTTCTGTGGCCGCGACGGTGCGCGGTTTCTGCAGGGCATCGCGCAGGGTTTCCAGCGCGCGCTGTTCATCGGCCGCATGCTGCTCAGCCTGGGCCAGGCCGGATTCCAGGGTGGCCAGTTCCTGCTGGGCATCAGCCAACGTCTGTTGCAGCACGGTCAGCTGGGCGCCGAGTTCACGCCCACGCTCGTCGCGCTCCTTGAACTGGGCCAGCAACCGCTCACTTTCGCTGCGCAGGTCCTGCGCTTCCTTGTCGCGCAGGCGAATCATTTCCTGGGCGTGCTTGAGTTCCTGCTCGGCGCGCCCAAGTGCGGCTTCAGCCTCGTAATAGCGGGCCTGAACCGCCTGGGTCTCCTGGTTGCTCTGCTCGGCGGCATCGGCGGTCTGCTTGCGCGCCACGATGGCATCCTTGAGCCGCGCTTCGGCCTGATCCAGCTGCTGCTGGCAGGTCTGCAAACGTTCACGCGCTGCGGCGTGTTCGGTTTCCAGTTCGCGCCAGCGCAGGCCCAGCAACTGGCGACGCAAACGCCGCTGATCCTGCTTGTACTGCTTGAAGCGCTGGGCCGCCGCAGCTTGGCGCTGCAGTTTGCTCAAACGTTCATCGATCTCGCCCAGCAGATCTTCCAGGCGATCAAGGTTTTCCCGCGTGTGCCGAATGCGGATTTCGGTCTCCCGGCGCTTTTCCTTGTAGCGCGAGATCCCGGCCGACTCTTCCAGCATCTGGCGCAGTTCTTCGGGCTGCGCCTCAATCAGGCGCGAAACCGTACCCTGCTCGATGATGGCGTAGTTGGAGCGGCCGCCCAGACCGGTGCCCAGGAACAACTCGGTGATGTCCTTGCGCCGACAACGTGTGCCGTTGATATAGAACTGCGAGCCGCCATCACGCGACAGCTCACGACGCACGGCAATTTCGCCGTACTGCGCGTAGGGCCCTTCAATGGTCGCGTCACTGTTGTCGAACACCAGCTCGATCATGGCGCGCCCAACCGGCTTGCGCGTGCGCGAACCGTTGAAGATCACATCCGACAGCGCGGCGCCACGCAGCTGCTTGGCGCTGGATTCACCCAATACCCAACGCACGGCGTCGATCAGATTCGACTTGCCACACCCGTTCGGCCCGACCACAGCGGTCAGGTTGCTGGTCAGGGTCAGCTGAGTCTTGTCTACAAAGGACTTGAATCCGGCCAGCCGGATAGCGCTCAGGCGCATGCGCGAATCACGTCGGAAAACGAGCTAGTGTAAATTATGTTTCCCGGCGCCAACACTGCCGCCGCGGGTTCTTTCCTCAACATTGCGGTAATTCCTGAGCTCCATGTCCACTCGCCCGTCCAAAACCCTCGAAACCTTCCCCAATCCGAAGCCTGAGCGCGACTATGTGATCAGCATGCGCATGCCGGAATTCACCTGCCTGTGCCCCAAGACCGGTCAGCCGGACTTCGCCACGCTGTACCTGGACTTCATCGCCGACGAGCTGTGCGTGGAACTCAAGGCACTGAAGCTTTACCTGTGGTCGTTCCGTGACGAGGGTGCCTTTCACGAAGATGTGACCAACCGCATTGCCGATGATCTGGTTGCCGCCATCAACCCGCGCTATCTGCGCCTAAAGGCCGAGTTCTACGTGCGCGGCGGCATCTACACCACGGTGGTTGCGGAACACCGCAAAGCCGGTTGGACGCCAGCACCGCGGGTCGATCTGCCGGCCTGAGGCTCAGGCCGCGTCAACCAGATTCTGCAGAACCTGTGGGGTCGCGAACTGGTATCCATTGAGCACCTGGTCCCCCTTGAGCACCTGCCAGGGGGCGTCCGGCTCACCCAAATCCGACACCACCGCCTGAGCGGCAGCGAAATCATGCTCAAGGGTGTCCTGGTTGGCCGTGATCAAGGTGCGCACACCGGCCGCGGCCGCTGCGCATAGGCCCATGCCGGAATCTTCGATCGCCAGGCATTCCTCAGGCTTGAGACCGAGCAGCTCCACCGCGCGCAAATACAAATCCGGTGACGGTTTCTTGCGTGCGACCTGCTCACCACTGACGATGAAGTCAAACTGCTCAAGCAGTTCCGGCCCCAGGGCATAGTGCAAGAATGGCTGCAAACTGCGCTCGCTGGCGTTGGTGACCACAGCCAGACGCAAGCCTTCGGCCCGGGCCAACGCAATCAGTCGGGCCACGCCCGGCCGCAGGGTGACCTTGCCCTCTTCCAGACGCCGCCGGAACCAGCGCGATTTGGCTTCATGCACCAGATTGACCCAGTGCATCTGGTCCTTGTGCAGCTCATCAACAAACGCGTCAACCCGCGGCTTGTGCTTGATCAGATAATGCCGGATGCGCTCACGCCCACCAGGCAACAGCAGCAGCTCTTTGCGGTAAAGCTCGGGAGACCAGTGCCAGCTCAGGCCAATTTCGCTGAACGCGGCATTGTAGGCGGGCAGATGGCCCTGTTGCTCGGTATCGGACAGCGTGCCATCGACATCGAACAGCAACGCTTTCAAACGCATTGAACCCCTCGCCGTGGGCGGCGTGTCGCAGCCCGGAATACGGAATTCCGGTGCGAGGCCGAGGCGGTTTCAGGCCTGAGGTTCATAAGCGACAAATCAAGCAACTTTTACGTCTTGAAATCATACCGTATCGCACCCATGTTGCGGTGCTGCTTTGAAAAATTTTGAGCCAGTGCTCAGGCGCGTTGCCGCGCCCAAAAGTTTCTGGTACTACTAGCCGATTTCCGAACGAATAACTATGGCAGGATCAGTGGACAATAAAGCCTCCTCCAGCTCGAGCTACACCGACTTCACACCTTATGAGTTGAAGGACGGTGAGGAATACATGAATGATGCTCAGGTTGAGCATTTTCGGAGCATCCTCCTGAACTGGAAACGTTCGCTGATGGAAGAAGTTGATCGCACCGTGCATCACATGCAGGACGAAGCGGCCAACTTCCCGGACCCGACCGACCGTGCCACCCAGGAATCCGAGTTCAGCCTGGAATTGCGCACACGCGATCGCGAACGCAAGTTGATCCGCAAGATCGACAGCTCGCTGCGGCGCATTGACGACCACGATTTCGGCTTCTGCGAATCCTGCGGCGCCGATATCGGTATTCGTCGCCTCGAAGCACGCCCCACTGCCGAAATGTGTGTCGACTGCAAGAGCCTGGAAGAAATCCGCGAGCGCCAGCTCGGTCGCTGACCTTCTACGAGGCGCGTCGGGCCCGAGCATTTCCTACGTCGGACGATTCGCACCATCCCCCAGCGGACCGCTGCATGCCGGTTCGCTGGTAGCCGCCCTTGCCAGCTGGCTGGATGCGCGTGCCCATGGTGGTCGCTGGCTGTTACGCATCGAAGATATTGATGCAGCCCGCTGCGACCATAAACTTGGTTTGCACATCTGCGAAACCCTGCACGCTTTGGGCCTGCACTGGGACGGCCCGGTCATGTGGCAAAGCGAACGCCTTGAACGCTACGACGCAGTTCTCGAGGCACTCAAGCAAAGTGACCGGGTCTTTCCCTGCGCCTGCACCCGAAGGCATCTTCAACCCGCCGCCGACGCAAGCGGCGAAAAACGCTACCCCGGCCACTGCCGTCAAGGTATGCCGGCCGGCGAAACTCTGCGCAGTTGGCGCTTTCGCATTGAAGATGGCGCGGTGC
Proteins encoded in this window:
- the gluQRS gene encoding tRNA glutamyl-Q(34) synthetase GluQRS: MSTARAWKKSASASSVADLLRGASGPSISYVGRFAPSPSGPLHAGSLVAALASWLDARAHGGRWLLRIEDIDAARCDHKLGLHICETLHALGLHWDGPVMWQSERLERYDAVLEALKQSDRVFPCACTRRHLQPAADASGEKRYPGHCRQGMPAGETLRSWRFRIEDGAVPFTDRLLGPQVHTPAQQCGDMVVHRADGLFAYQLVVVIDDADQGVTDVVRGADLLTSTGRQILLQRTLGAAQPRYMHIPLLTGHDGAKLSKQNGAEEIPWQHRPADCLNQALEFLGLPPQTGSVSQILESATEIWRTTHVAARPAPK
- the queF gene encoding preQ(1) synthase produces the protein MSTRPSKTLETFPNPKPERDYVISMRMPEFTCLCPKTGQPDFATLYLDFIADELCVELKALKLYLWSFRDEGAFHEDVTNRIADDLVAAINPRYLRLKAEFYVRGGIYTTVVAEHRKAGWTPAPRVDLPA
- a CDS encoding YciI family protein, which encodes MWYAITALDVPNSLAKRLAARPDHLARLQDLKADGRLLLAGPFPAVDASDPGELGFEGSLIVAEFNDIESARAWADDDPYRHAGVYAEVSVRPFKPVLP
- a CDS encoding MipA/OmpV family protein — protein: MSRGCLGALLLLTSLCTSAATEPTLPDADSGHFRWDAGLGLASLSFPAYRGSKVREVLALPVPIVSFSSKHLSLSRDGAKLDVYDTRRVRFNLSAAGSLPVDSDDVPLREGMPDLNPSIELGPVLIIALPCWSGWTCVQETLARGVIASDFEQIETIGWTLQPRLNLRRSAPATQRHRHDWELTAGPVYATRRYHDYFYTVEAPYATAERPAYAARSGFSGWRFSATHVYQFGDFGIYSYVSYDNLRDSAFADSPLLETKDYILGGIMMRWTLWGSHLKR
- a CDS encoding HAD-IA family hydrolase, with the protein product MRLKALLFDVDGTLSDTEQQGHLPAYNAAFSEIGLSWHWSPELYRKELLLLPGGRERIRHYLIKHKPRVDAFVDELHKDQMHWVNLVHEAKSRWFRRRLEEGKVTLRPGVARLIALARAEGLRLAVVTNASERSLQPFLHYALGPELLEQFDFIVSGEQVARKKPSPDLYLRAVELLGLKPEECLAIEDSGMGLCAAAAAGVRTLITANQDTLEHDFAAAQAVVSDLGEPDAPWQVLKGDQVLNGYQFATPQVLQNLVDAA
- the ligA gene encoding NAD-dependent DNA ligase LigA gives rise to the protein MTAIPTAARKRAAELADQLREHDHRYYVLDDPQLDDANYDALRRELEQLEARYPELRTADSPTQRVGAPPDNAFAAVVHRQPMLSLANCFSDDELDDFLERVRKAMGTLPLFGAEPKFDGLAVSLVYEEGVLVSGATRGDGREGEDVTANLRTVGSVPLRLQGAAPPVLEVRGEVVMPRSGFAELNSRLEAQGEKTYVNPRNAAAGALRQLNPQVTAQRPLKFFAYAVGDSQGVFEGEHGLTRNNQVMAALAEWGFVVTQLRQDCADRDALLAYYQRIGELRDSLDFDIDGVVYKVDDLAVRDELGQVARAPRWAIAHKFPAEEATTRLRAVEFQVGRTGALTPVARLEPVFVGGVTVSNATLHNMDEVARKDVRVGDTVVVRRAGDVIPEVARVVLDKRPDDAAKIELPQACPVCDSPVTRIEGEAVARCTGSLSCDAQLRESLKHFASRRAMDIEGLGDKLIDQMAELGLLKSPADIYRLSEEQVAALPRMAEKSASNLIAAIRRSAQTSFARFLFALGIRDVGEVTAAQLAEDFAELPALMAADLERLQQVPDVGTVVAGRIRDFFDDEHNRAIIARLVDPDDCAIHWPTPQKPASGGPLDGQQFVITGTLEGMSRDQAKARIIAAGGKVSGSLSGKTDFLLAGEKAGSKLAKAQKLGVPVLDLAALEKMLASD
- the dksA gene encoding RNA polymerase-binding protein DksA, whose protein sequence is MAGSVDNKASSSSSYTDFTPYELKDGEEYMNDAQVEHFRSILLNWKRSLMEEVDRTVHHMQDEAANFPDPTDRATQESEFSLELRTRDRERKLIRKIDSSLRRIDDHDFGFCESCGADIGIRRLEARPTAEMCVDCKSLEEIRERQLGR
- a CDS encoding cell division protein ZipA, encoding MNEMQWALLVIGVIVVVGVYLHARRQAAKQAVWNNKRRREGQEEDQLDFFKSDSASFDEFGVGKARPRDAGQPDESVAVEDPVSGESTDEFGGLFVISVHRSDLSHMDGEALHQALESCGLQFGAHDVFHRFSPNGERVFSVTSMVKPGFLIPEEKHELHTPGVSLFLQLPGSMDGEAAFDDLLTTAQTLADRLDATLLDRQRQPLTTDMIARMREASATYTAQ
- the smc gene encoding chromosome segregation protein SMC, producing the protein MRLSAIRLAGFKSFVDKTQLTLTSNLTAVVGPNGCGKSNLIDAVRWVLGESSAKQLRGAALSDVIFNGSRTRKPVGRAMIELVFDNSDATIEGPYAQYGEIAVRRELSRDGGSQFYINGTRCRRKDITELFLGTGLGGRSNYAIIEQGTVSRLIEAQPEELRQMLEESAGISRYKEKRRETEIRIRHTRENLDRLEDLLGEIDERLSKLQRQAAAAQRFKQYKQDQRRLRRQLLGLRWRELETEHAAARERLQTCQQQLDQAEARLKDAIVARKQTADAAEQSNQETQAVQARYYEAEAALGRAEQELKHAQEMIRLRDKEAQDLRSESERLLAQFKERDERGRELGAQLTVLQQTLADAQQELATLESGLAQAEQHAADEQRALETLRDALQKPRTVAATEKVRLEQLGRQLERTQARATQCEQDLAAIDVSEVEQQITAAEQAMQAASAALEDADVRAAQAVQQVEQARRERGDSDAALHEARKQAQSVHARLAALTAEQARALGDDDKSDTRWLADKGWSQAQPLARVMRVQPGWEDAAEAVLGPWLQAPCIDGQLALISDDEAQPARLIELDDASWQAPEGSLAAQVEGPLAIRKLLATVFTAASPAAAQTQLATLAAGHSVVTAQGHMLWPGLSHRRKGQQADGVLLRERLLAEARDENSAAQQAAEQAHQQQQAAVEQLKQSEQAQQQALQALDQARRQHAEARSVSQRLSEKKSTLEQRRQQRSEELAEVGKLLDELRRDRDQAEKLLEASRGELEALERQERAQLEKSDAARKALQDARHRQQDLQRQLDSSRERRAALSSELAAAQAARDALDARRKDVEQNLAASQQNQDSIQTPLPALQDAVAAASKAREAATEALKTSRQTQELSVSKAREAAAAVHQCEQASQNVRARLQEMQLGEQRLLARRDGLEEQVREAGARLDDIIAELDESMQARACEEELEKLDSRIQRLGAVNLAAVEEYDEEKQRADHLRAQEADLVEALDKLEDAIRQIDKETRARFRATFESVNERFKARFPKLFGGGEAYLELTGEDVLDAGVRVMARPPGKRNATIQLLSGGEKAMTAVALVFALFELNPAPFCMLDEVDAPLDDANVVRYCEVVREMSEQVQFIIVTHNKVTMELADQLNGVTMQEPGVSRLVSVDVQQAVALAG
- a CDS encoding BolA family protein, with amino-acid sequence MSDRVERIRALLEQAFAPTELDIRDDSHLHVGHAGARGGAGHYSVSIRAAAFAGKKPLEAHRMVYAAVDEMMGSEIHALSISARAQ